One window from the genome of Acidihalobacter ferrooxydans encodes:
- a CDS encoding DUF1365 domain-containing protein, giving the protein MDTPGRLYRSTVMHQRHDRFGYRFEYRLFTLLLDIDRIDEACARSRLLRHNRRAPLAFHDRDHGPRDGSALRPWIDSLLGEAGIDLDGGQVLLLALPRLWGYGFNPLSLWYCRHRDGSLRAVIAEVSNTFGECHHYLLHDAGQPLAWPLRKQAEKLFHVSPFIGMRAQYHFHLAEPGDTLGVAIREYQDDALLLVATQTGQGTALTDRALLAALARFPLASFKVITLIHWQALKLWLRRAPLFHKPPPSVEDISR; this is encoded by the coding sequence ATGGACACGCCCGGCCGCTTGTACCGCAGCACCGTGATGCACCAGCGTCACGACCGCTTCGGCTACCGCTTCGAATACCGCCTGTTCACCCTGCTGCTGGACATCGACCGCATCGACGAAGCCTGCGCCCGCTCGCGCCTGCTGCGGCATAACCGGCGCGCCCCGCTCGCCTTCCACGACCGCGACCACGGCCCGCGCGACGGCAGCGCGCTGCGCCCCTGGATCGATTCACTGCTCGGCGAGGCGGGAATCGATCTGGACGGCGGCCAGGTGTTGCTGCTCGCCTTGCCGCGCCTGTGGGGCTACGGCTTCAACCCGCTCAGCCTGTGGTACTGCCGACACCGCGACGGCAGCCTGCGCGCGGTGATCGCCGAAGTCAGCAACACCTTCGGCGAATGCCATCACTACCTGCTTCATGACGCCGGCCAGCCCCTCGCGTGGCCGCTGCGCAAGCAGGCCGAGAAGCTATTCCACGTCTCGCCCTTCATCGGCATGCGCGCGCAATACCACTTTCATCTGGCCGAGCCCGGCGACACGCTCGGCGTCGCCATCCGCGAATACCAGGACGACGCGCTCCTGCTGGTCGCCACCCAGACCGGGCAAGGCACAGCGCTCACCGACCGCGCTCTGCTCGCCGCGCTGGCGCGCTTCCCGCTCGCCAGCTTCAAGGTCATCACCCTGATTCACTGGCAGGCGCTCAAGCTGTGGCTGCGCCGCGCCCCGCTGTTTCACAAACCACCGCCATCCGTCGAGGACATCAGCCGATGA
- a CDS encoding P-II family nitrogen regulator: MKNLNLSPLKKLEIILEGEHQEFATDLLDRAGVKGYTIVNQLSGKGSHGFWEGHVMFNEDDVLIMIISAVPEALVEPIIEGFTPFFDEHTGVIFISDIQVARAVKF; the protein is encoded by the coding sequence ATGAAAAACCTGAATCTCAGCCCGCTCAAAAAGCTGGAAATCATCCTCGAAGGCGAACATCAGGAATTTGCCACCGATCTGCTCGACCGCGCCGGCGTCAAGGGCTACACCATCGTCAACCAGCTCTCCGGCAAGGGCAGTCACGGCTTCTGGGAAGGCCACGTGATGTTCAACGAGGACGACGTGCTGATCATGATCATCAGCGCCGTGCCCGAAGCACTGGTCGAACCGATCATCGAAGGGTTCACGCCGTTTTTCGACGAACACACCGGCGTGATCTTTATCTCCGATATTCAGGTGGCGCGCGCGGTCAAGTTTTGA
- a CDS encoding DUF2309 domain-containing protein — translation MTLPLSQALKVRAMVYVAGEAIPNFWPMRSFIHHNPLHGLEHLPFAEGVARGNELFHARGFLSRAQYQRYLATGAIAMDALTRQVAQFCAGRTAPEGVDLPALLTHLLTRIETPAVLDNRLVSAADIAHRLLGNKLEAQPADTATLRCLLHEAIDDTRPVHEAVDALYATDIGDTLNDLLVKSCLDFFDEEQSAWGMPGRELGLYRSWRQLALHNLRFKLRGLHIERIIARAEAPETMIVRIMEELQVPEHAWVGYFTRELTRLHGWAGFIRWRSRTKHYHWQQQHPADLVDLLALRLSLSLALLQDYAKHLPGRDLRLDAEHLRTFIDGQTERAFLQHELHGGHILPEFALEVDETLAGGSAAQIAALCGRYTAALHDHELSRQIQRLYALARGVGLDLRALPAAQLTALIELIGEFERDEGMLWLRAMEASAMHKLLPMLDIQPPAPVGKRPFAQALFCIDTRSEPIRRQLESIGDYQTYGIAGFFGVPMSFVELGKGSEAHLCPAVVTPKNLTLEMSIDQIAMDHALGALEHALHELKASVVAPFATVEAIGLIFGFDMFGKTLAPTQYNRWRRHLEHTKPATRLLLDKLTREQADSIVRAVQRALIVVALKQEFHLTDEVLLDNAIRELREAALQNQPLRPELASQLGVTAERLTALLQRLRTHYRINQDEVTRQMEQLSRLGFSLREQTVFVATALSSIGLTDNFSRFVLLIGHGSTSQNNPYESALDCGACGGNNGLTNSRALAYMANKAEVRAQLREQGIDIPNDTWFVPAMHNTTTDEIVLHEVELLPAQHLLYVDRLRKGLRAASRLCAQERAPTLSALSVRPSADAAERLAQRNALDWSQVRPEWGLARNAYFIIGRRELSQHAMLEGRSFLHSYDWRIDPKRRLLENILTGPLVVAEWINMEHYFSAVDNEHYGSGSKAYHNVAGRFGVMSGNIGDLRTGLPAQTVLKDGRPYHEPLRLINLIEAPFEHALAALNAVASVKGLVYNGWVRLMILDPETGIVHIFDDARQEWTQQTAAAPQQESIAS, via the coding sequence ATGACTCTGCCGCTTTCCCAGGCGCTCAAGGTCCGCGCGATGGTTTACGTCGCCGGCGAGGCCATCCCCAATTTCTGGCCGATGCGCAGCTTCATCCACCACAATCCGCTGCACGGGCTCGAACACCTGCCGTTCGCGGAGGGTGTCGCGCGCGGTAACGAGCTGTTCCACGCGCGCGGTTTTCTCAGCCGTGCGCAATACCAGCGCTATCTCGCCACCGGCGCCATCGCCATGGATGCGCTGACCCGCCAGGTGGCGCAGTTCTGCGCCGGACGCACAGCGCCCGAGGGCGTGGATCTGCCGGCGCTGCTGACCCACTTGCTGACCCGCATCGAGACGCCCGCCGTGCTCGACAATCGCCTGGTCAGCGCTGCGGATATCGCGCACCGTCTGCTTGGCAACAAGCTCGAAGCTCAGCCGGCGGATACCGCCACCTTGCGCTGCCTGCTGCATGAGGCCATCGACGACACCCGTCCGGTGCACGAGGCGGTCGACGCGCTCTACGCCACCGATATCGGCGATACGCTCAACGATCTGCTGGTCAAGAGCTGCCTCGATTTCTTCGATGAGGAGCAGTCCGCCTGGGGCATGCCGGGGCGTGAGCTCGGCCTGTACCGGTCCTGGCGCCAGCTGGCCCTGCACAACTTGCGCTTCAAGCTGCGCGGGCTGCACATCGAACGCATTATCGCGCGCGCCGAAGCGCCGGAAACCATGATCGTGCGCATCATGGAAGAACTGCAGGTTCCCGAGCATGCCTGGGTCGGCTACTTCACCCGCGAACTCACCCGCCTGCACGGCTGGGCCGGTTTCATCCGCTGGCGCTCGCGCACCAAGCACTATCATTGGCAGCAACAACATCCGGCCGATCTGGTCGATCTGCTCGCGCTGCGCCTTTCGCTCAGCCTGGCGCTGCTGCAGGACTACGCCAAGCACCTGCCGGGCCGGGACCTCAGGCTCGACGCAGAGCACCTGCGGACCTTTATCGACGGCCAGACCGAGCGCGCCTTCCTGCAGCACGAACTGCACGGCGGGCACATCCTGCCGGAGTTTGCGCTGGAGGTGGACGAAACCCTGGCCGGCGGCAGCGCGGCGCAGATCGCCGCCCTGTGCGGGCGCTACACCGCGGCACTGCATGACCATGAACTCAGCCGGCAGATTCAGCGCCTGTACGCGCTGGCGCGCGGCGTCGGGCTGGATCTGCGTGCCCTGCCTGCCGCGCAGTTGACCGCGCTGATCGAACTGATCGGCGAATTCGAACGCGACGAAGGCATGCTCTGGCTGCGGGCCATGGAAGCCAGCGCGATGCACAAGCTGCTGCCGATGCTCGACATACAGCCGCCTGCGCCGGTCGGCAAGCGGCCTTTCGCCCAGGCGCTGTTCTGCATTGACACACGCTCCGAACCGATTCGCCGCCAGCTCGAATCCATCGGCGACTACCAGACCTACGGCATCGCCGGATTCTTCGGCGTGCCGATGAGCTTCGTCGAACTCGGCAAGGGCAGCGAAGCGCATCTGTGCCCCGCGGTGGTCACGCCGAAGAACCTGACGCTCGAAATGAGCATCGACCAGATCGCCATGGACCATGCGCTCGGCGCGCTCGAACACGCGCTGCATGAACTCAAGGCATCGGTTGTCGCGCCCTTCGCCACGGTCGAAGCCATTGGCCTGATTTTCGGCTTCGACATGTTCGGCAAGACGCTCGCGCCAACGCAGTACAACCGCTGGCGCCGACACCTCGAACACACCAAGCCCGCCACCCGGTTGCTGCTCGACAAGCTCACCCGCGAGCAGGCCGATTCCATCGTGCGCGCCGTGCAGCGCGCGCTGATCGTCGTCGCCCTCAAGCAGGAATTTCATCTCACCGATGAAGTGCTGCTCGACAACGCGATCCGCGAACTGCGCGAAGCCGCGCTGCAAAACCAGCCGCTGCGCCCCGAGCTGGCCAGCCAGCTCGGCGTGACCGCCGAGCGGCTCACGGCGCTCTTGCAGCGTCTGCGCACGCATTACCGCATCAATCAGGACGAAGTGACCCGCCAGATGGAACAGCTCTCGCGCCTGGGTTTTTCCTTGCGCGAGCAGACCGTTTTCGTCGCCACCGCGCTCAGTTCGATCGGCCTGACCGACAACTTCTCGCGGTTCGTCCTGCTGATCGGCCATGGCAGCACCTCGCAGAACAACCCCTACGAATCCGCGCTGGACTGCGGCGCCTGTGGCGGCAACAACGGCCTGACCAATTCCCGCGCGCTGGCGTACATGGCCAACAAGGCCGAGGTTCGCGCGCAGTTGCGCGAGCAGGGCATCGACATCCCCAACGACACCTGGTTCGTGCCCGCCATGCACAACACCACCACGGACGAAATCGTCCTGCACGAGGTGGAACTGCTGCCCGCCCAGCACCTGCTCTATGTCGACCGCCTGCGCAAGGGCCTGCGCGCTGCCTCGCGGCTGTGCGCGCAGGAGCGCGCGCCCACCCTGAGCGCACTGTCGGTCCGTCCCTCGGCCGACGCCGCCGAGCGGCTGGCGCAGCGCAACGCGCTCGACTGGTCGCAAGTGCGCCCGGAATGGGGTCTGGCACGCAACGCCTATTTCATCATCGGCAGGCGCGAACTCTCGCAGCACGCCATGCTGGAAGGGCGCTCGTTCCTGCATTCCTACGATTGGCGGATCGATCCGAAACGGCGCCTGCTGGAAAACATCCTCACCGGTCCGCTGGTCGTGGCCGAATGGATCAACATGGAGCACTATTTTTCCGCCGTCGACAACGAACACTATGGCAGCGGCAGCAAGGCCTATCACAACGTCGCCGGCCGTTTTGGCGTGATGAGCGGCAACATCGGCGATCTGCGCACCGGCCTGCCGGCACAGACCGTGCTCAAGGACGGTCGCCCGTACCACGAGCCGCTGCGCCTCATCAACCTCATCGAAGCGCCTTTCGAGCATGCGCTGGCCGCGCTCAACGCCGTCGCCTCGGTCAAGGGGCTGGTCTACAACGGCTGGGTGCGCCTGATGATCCTCGACCCCGAAACCGGCATCGTCCACATCTTTGACGACGCGCGGCAGGAATGGACGCAGCAGACCGCCGCCGCCCCCCAACAGGAGAGTATCGCGTCATGA
- a CDS encoding NAD(P)/FAD-dependent oxidoreductase: MGTSRIAVVGSGVAGLATAWMLSQRYAVTLYERDTRLGGHANTIDAGSGESCVAMDTGFMVYNERNYPLLTRLFAHFDIATRPSDMSFSVSIGQGSYEWAGDNLNTVFAQRRNLFSRRHWRLLRDIVRFNRAAYRLLHDTDADPALRLGDFLAREGLSDALANDYLLPMAAAIWSCPTATMRDFPALSLCRFFRNHGLIDLFDRPRWRTVIGGSRQYVNRLIAAAPLQLRLGEPVHRIAAHGNGWQVRTDSGGEDFDQVVLASHADETRALLQDAPAPLMDLLGAFRYQPNDTWLHSDPSLMPQRRAVWSSWNYLAHDQSDGTRDVAVTYWLNRLQGLPGAQPWFVSLNPPHAPREDRVARHMNYTHPVFDTAAMNAQRRLPDLQGMRGLWLAGAWTGYGFHEDGLASAVSIARRLGALPEWLDLEAPRAGTAPGKLVLDAG; encoded by the coding sequence ATGGGCACATCACGTATCGCAGTCGTCGGCTCCGGCGTCGCCGGGCTCGCCACGGCCTGGATGCTCTCGCAGCGCTACGCCGTGACGCTGTATGAACGCGATACGCGCCTCGGCGGACATGCCAACACCATCGATGCCGGCTCGGGCGAATCCTGTGTCGCCATGGACACGGGTTTCATGGTGTACAACGAGCGCAACTATCCTCTGCTCACGCGGTTGTTCGCGCACTTCGACATCGCCACGCGCCCCAGCGACATGTCATTCTCGGTATCCATCGGCCAGGGCAGCTACGAGTGGGCCGGCGACAACCTCAACACCGTGTTCGCGCAGCGTCGCAACCTGTTCTCGCGCCGCCACTGGCGTCTGCTGCGTGACATCGTGCGCTTCAACCGCGCGGCTTACCGCCTGCTGCACGATACCGATGCCGATCCGGCGTTGCGCCTGGGGGATTTCCTCGCCCGCGAAGGCCTGAGCGACGCGCTGGCCAACGATTACCTGCTGCCGATGGCCGCCGCGATCTGGTCTTGCCCCACGGCGACCATGCGCGACTTTCCGGCGCTGAGCCTGTGCCGCTTCTTCCGTAACCACGGCCTGATCGACCTGTTCGACCGCCCGCGCTGGCGCACCGTGATCGGCGGCAGCCGGCAGTACGTCAATCGCCTGATCGCCGCGGCGCCGCTGCAACTGCGCCTGGGCGAACCCGTGCACCGCATCGCCGCGCACGGCAACGGCTGGCAAGTGCGCACGGACTCCGGCGGCGAGGACTTCGATCAAGTCGTGCTCGCCAGCCATGCCGACGAAACGCGCGCCCTGCTCCAGGACGCGCCAGCGCCGCTGATGGACCTGCTCGGCGCTTTCCGCTACCAGCCGAACGACACCTGGCTGCACAGCGATCCCTCGCTGATGCCGCAGCGGCGCGCGGTGTGGTCCTCGTGGAACTATCTCGCGCACGACCAGAGCGACGGCACGCGCGACGTGGCCGTGACCTACTGGCTCAACCGCCTCCAGGGCCTGCCCGGCGCACAGCCCTGGTTCGTCAGCCTGAATCCGCCGCACGCGCCGCGCGAGGATCGGGTGGCGCGGCACATGAACTACACCCACCCGGTGTTCGACACCGCCGCCATGAACGCCCAGCGCCGCCTGCCCGACCTCCAGGGCATGCGTGGACTGTGGCTGGCCGGCGCCTGGACCGGCTACGGCTTTCACGAAGACGGTCTGGCCAGCGCGGTTAGCATCGCGCGCCGGCTCGGCGCCCTGCCCGAATGGCTCGACCTCGAAGCGCCGCGCGCCGGCACCGCGCCCGGCAAACTGGTTCTGGATGCCGGCTGA
- a CDS encoding 3'-5' exonuclease encodes MNVMVFDIETVPDVASGRRLYDLGELSDADTAQAMFQLRMAKTGGDFLPHHLQRIVAISIVFRSRESVRVWSLGEETADEAELITRFFDGVGRYTPTLVSWNGSGFDLPVLHYRALLHGIAAPRYWEIGDDDREFRYSNYISRFHWRHIDLMDVLAGYQPRASAPLDEVATMLGLPGKMGMSGARVWDAFQGGDLSGIRNYCETDVLNTYLVYLRFEHLRGHLDATGYADEQARLRALLGEAEAPHLREFIDAWNAHGA; translated from the coding sequence ATGAATGTAATGGTCTTCGATATTGAAACGGTCCCGGACGTGGCGTCCGGTCGCCGCCTTTACGACCTCGGCGAACTGTCCGATGCCGACACCGCGCAGGCCATGTTCCAGTTGCGCATGGCCAAGACCGGCGGCGATTTTCTGCCGCATCATCTGCAACGCATCGTCGCCATCTCGATTGTGTTCCGGTCGCGGGAGAGCGTGCGGGTCTGGTCGCTGGGCGAGGAGACGGCCGATGAGGCCGAACTGATTACGCGGTTCTTCGACGGGGTGGGGCGCTACACGCCGACGCTGGTCTCGTGGAACGGCAGCGGCTTCGACCTGCCGGTGCTGCATTACCGCGCACTGCTGCACGGCATCGCCGCACCGCGATACTGGGAGATTGGCGATGATGACCGCGAGTTTCGTTACAGCAATTACATCAGCCGCTTTCACTGGCGGCACATCGATCTGATGGACGTACTCGCCGGCTACCAGCCACGCGCCAGCGCCCCGCTGGACGAAGTCGCCACCATGCTCGGCCTGCCGGGCAAAATGGGCATGAGCGGTGCCAGGGTGTGGGATGCGTTTCAGGGCGGTGATCTGAGCGGCATCCGCAACTATTGCGAAACCGATGTGCTCAATACCTACCTCGTGTACCTGCGCTTCGAGCACCTGCGCGGCCATCTCGACGCGACCGGCTATGCCGACGAACAGGCCCGTCTGCGTGCGCTCCTTGGTGAGGCTGAGGCGCCGCATCTGCGTGAATTTATCGACGCCTGGAACGCTCATGGCGCGTAG
- a CDS encoding SAM-dependent methyltransferase — MNEQVLTRPRPLLQPAASLLAHKLRRLRCGSLELTFANGARESIRGAEPGPRANLHIQNPVALIARFAAKNDIGFAEGYFAGDWHTDNLFALLELLARNESALSSASGGLLGPLQRLRHQARRNSRRGSRRNIQAHYDLGNDFYGLWLDETWSYSSARYAHPGEDLAHAQRRKYRQHLDALDARPGEHILEIGCGWGGLALEAAQRGLRVTGITLSPAQLEHATRRVREAGLDHLIELKLLDYRDLDGQYDHVVSIEMFEAVGEAYWPGYFDTVARVLRPGGRASLQVITIDHDYFEHYRSGTDFIQRYVFPGGMLPSKQVFAAATTAAGLNTRFADAFGGDYARTLVEWSRKVALQQDSLNALGYDQRFLRLWQYYLAYCHAGFVTARIDVVQAVLTHA, encoded by the coding sequence ATGAACGAACAGGTGCTCACCCGCCCCCGCCCCCTGCTCCAGCCAGCCGCCAGTCTGCTGGCGCACAAGCTGCGCCGGCTGCGTTGCGGCAGCCTGGAGCTCACTTTCGCCAACGGTGCGCGCGAATCGATCCGCGGCGCCGAACCCGGCCCGCGCGCCAATCTGCACATCCAAAATCCGGTCGCGCTGATCGCCCGCTTCGCCGCCAAAAACGACATCGGATTCGCCGAAGGCTATTTCGCCGGAGACTGGCACACCGACAACCTGTTCGCGCTGCTCGAACTCCTCGCGCGCAACGAATCCGCGCTCAGCTCCGCCTCCGGCGGGCTGCTCGGTCCGCTGCAACGCCTGCGCCACCAGGCGCGGCGTAACAGCCGCCGCGGCAGCCGGCGCAACATCCAGGCCCATTACGATCTCGGCAACGACTTCTACGGCCTCTGGCTGGACGAAACCTGGAGCTACTCCAGCGCCCGCTACGCACACCCCGGCGAAGACCTCGCCCACGCCCAGCGGCGCAAATACCGCCAGCATCTCGACGCGCTCGACGCCCGGCCCGGCGAACACATCCTCGAAATCGGCTGCGGCTGGGGCGGCCTCGCCCTCGAAGCGGCGCAGCGCGGCCTGCGCGTGACCGGCATCACGCTCTCCCCCGCGCAGCTCGAACACGCCACCCGCCGCGTGCGCGAAGCCGGGCTCGATCACCTCATCGAACTCAAGCTGCTCGACTACCGCGACCTCGATGGGCAATACGATCATGTCGTGTCAATCGAAATGTTCGAAGCCGTCGGCGAGGCATACTGGCCGGGTTATTTCGACACCGTTGCGCGCGTGCTGCGCCCCGGCGGCCGCGCCTCGCTACAGGTCATCACCATCGATCACGACTACTTCGAGCACTACCGGTCCGGCACCGACTTCATCCAGCGCTACGTCTTTCCGGGCGGCATGCTGCCGTCGAAGCAAGTGTTCGCCGCGGCGACGACCGCCGCGGGTCTCAACACACGATTCGCGGACGCCTTCGGCGGTGACTACGCCCGCACCCTCGTCGAGTGGTCACGCAAAGTCGCCCTGCAACAGGACAGCCTGAACGCGCTGGGCTACGACCAACGCTTCCTGCGCCTGTGGCAGTACTACCTGGCGTATTGCCACGCCGGTTTCGTCACCGCGCGGATCGACGTCGTGCAGGCCGTGCTGACGCATGCCTGA